One window of the Maylandia zebra isolate NMK-2024a linkage group LG19, Mzebra_GT3a, whole genome shotgun sequence genome contains the following:
- the ivd gene encoding isovaleryl-CoA dehydrogenase, mitochondrial has translation MFAVRNALRLGSRLFIPAVTRRGCAGAAIPIDDVVNGLTEEQIQLRQTVRKFFVEKLAPHADEIDKKNEFPGMRDFWIEMGTMGLLGVTAPVECGGTGLGYLDHIIVMEELSRVSAAVGLSYGAHSNLCVNQLVRHANEKQKEKYMTKLLTGEHVGALAMSEPNAGSDVVSMKLRAKKEGDYYVLNGNKFWITNGPDADVLIVYAKTDPEAYQKGITAFIVEKGTPGFSTAQKLDKLGMRGSSTCELIFEDCKIPAENILGPLNKGVYVMMSGLDLERLVLASGPIGIMQAVLDAAIPYLHVREAFGQKIGHFQLMQGKMADMYTRLSACRQYLYSVARACDRGHFSAKDCAGVILYCAENATQVALDGIQCLGGNGYINDYPLGRFLRDAKLYEIGAGTSEVRRLIIGRAFNSLFK, from the exons ATGTTTGCTGTCAGAAATGCACTTCGCCTCGGCTCCAGGTTATTCATCCCTGCGGTGACAAGAAGAGGCTGTGCCGGAGCTGCCATCCCCATAGACGACGTAGTGAACGGACTCACAGAGGAGCAGATACAG CTGAGGCAAACAGTTCGCAAATTCTTTGTAGAAAAACTTGCACCTCATGCCGACGAGATCGATAAGAAGAACGAGTTCCCAGGAATGCGG GATTTTTGGATAGAAATGGGGACGATGGGACTTCTTGGCGTCACTGCTCCAG TGGAATGTGGAGGCACAGGATTGGGCTATCTAGATCATATAattgtgatggaggagctgtcACGAGTGTCAGCAGCCGTCGGTCTCAGTTATGGCGCCCACTCTAACCTTTGCGTTAACCAGCTGGTACGCCACGCCAATGAAAAGCAGAAGGAGAAGTATATGACGAAG TTACTGACAGGAGAACATGTTGGAGCCCTGGCAATGAGTGAGCCCAATGCTGGCTCTGATGTTGTGTCAATGAAACTCAGAGCAAAGAAAGAAG GAGACTATTACGTTCTGAATGGAAACAAGTTCTGGATCACGAATGGCCCGGATGCCGATGTGCTTATTGTGTATGCCAAAACGGATCCCGAGGCCTATCAAAAAGGCATCACAGCTTTCATTGTCGAAAAG GGAACACCGGGATTCTCGACCGCACAGAAGCTCGACAAACTCGGCATGAGAGGCTCAAGCACCTGTGAGCTCATCTTTGAAGACTGCAAAATCCCAG CGGAGAACATCCTGGGTCCATTAAACAAAGGCGTGTATGTGATGATGAGCGGCTTAGATCTGGAGCGACTGGTGCTTGCATCTGGACCTATTGG CATCATGCAGGCGGTTCTGGATGCTGCTATTCCCTATCTGCATGTCAGAGAGGCTTTCGGACAGAAGATCGGACACTTTCAG CTGATGCAAGGGAAGATGGCTGACATGTACACCAGGCTGAGCGCCTGTCGGCAGTATTTGTACAGTGTTGCACGTGCTTGTGACAGAGGACACTTCAGCGCAAAG gatTGTGCTGGAGTGATCCTGTATTGTGCTGAGAATGCCACTCAGGTTGCTTTGGATGGGATTCAATGTTTGG GTGGCAATGGCTACATCAATGACTACCCACTGGGGCGATTTCTGCGTGACGCAAAGCTGTATGAAATTGGTGCCGGGACAAGTGAAGTTCGCAGACTCATCATTGGACGAGCCTTCAACTCCTTGTTCAAATAA